The sequence below is a genomic window from Streptomyces sp. NBC_00582.
CCGCCGAGGTCGTCGACCTGCTGGCCACCGCCTGCGAACCCGGGCTCACCGCGTTCCCCGCCGGACGCTTCTACGGGTTCGTCGTCGGCGGCACCGAACCGGCCGCCCTGGCCGCCGACTGGCTGGTCAGCGCCTGGGACCAGAACTGTGTGATGCGGGCGGCGGCCCCCGCGTACGCGGCGGCCGAGGAGATCGCCGGCGCGTGGCTGCTCGACCTGCTCGGCCTGCCCGCCCCGAGCGCCGTCGGCTTCACCACCGGCGCCACGATGGCGAACTTCACCTGCCTCGCCGCCGCCCGCGACGAGGTGCTGCGGCGCGCCGGCCGGGACGTCGGCCGCGACGGGCTCACGGGTGGACCGGCCGTCCACGTCGTCGCCGGTGCGCAACGGCACATGGCGATCGACCTGGCGCTGCGCTACCTCGGGCTGGGCCGACCCGACCTGGTGGCGACGGACGACCAGGGACGGATCGAGCCCGAGGCGCTGCGCGAGGCCCTCGCGGCGGGCGGGCGCGGGCCCGCGATCGTGGTCCTCCAGGCCGGAGACATCCACTCCGGCGCCTTCGACCCCTTCCCCGAGGCGGTCCGGGCCGCCCGCGAGGCCGACGCGTGGGTGCACGTCGACGGCGCCTTCGGACTGTGGGCCGCCGCGTCCCCGGCCCACGCACACCTCACGGCGGGCTGCGCCGACGCCGACTCCTGGGCGACGGACGCCCACAAGACCCTCAACGTCCCCTACGACTGCGGTCTCGCCGTGGTCCGTGACACGGCGGCGCTGCGGGCGGCGATGGGCCTGCACGGCGCCTACCTCATCCACGACGCACAGGGCGACCCCGTCGACAAGGTGCCTGAGCTCTCCCGGCGCGGGCGGGCCTTCCCCGTGTGGGCCGCACTCCGCTCCCTCGGCCGGTCGGGCGTGGCCGACCTCGTCGAACGGCTCTGCCGGCACGCCACGGCGTTCGCCACCGGCATCGCAGGCATCGACGGGGCGAGCGTCCTCAACGACGTCGTGTTCACCCAGGTCTGCGCCGCGTTCGGCGACGACGCGCGCACCGACCGGGTGATCGACCGGCTGCTCGCCGACGGCACCACCTGGATCAGCGGCTCCCGGTGGCGGGGACGGCGCGTCCTGCGGATCTCGGTGAGCAACTGGTCGACCACGGACGAGGACGTCGCGCGCTCACTGGAGGCGATGCGACGGGCGGCGGCCGGGGTCTGAGCCCCCGGTCACGCGGACTCCCCCGTCCTGCGTCGCCCCGGTCTCCTCGGTGTCCCCGGTCTCCCCGATCGCCTCGGTGTCCAGGCGCAGGGCGAGCACGGCCCGGTCGTCGTTGTCGGCGCCGGCCGACCAGCGTGCGGAGTCGGAGCGCACGAACGACACGACCGCCTCCGGATCGGGGGCGCACTCCTCACGGAAGCGCTCGCCGAGCCGCCGCAGCACCGGATAGAAGACACCGTCCGCGTCCCGGGCCTCGCTCACCCCGTCCGTGTGCGCGACCAGCACCTCGCCGGGGCCGAGCGGGTGCACGGTCGTCTCGTCGCCGCCCGCCGCCAGCGCGCCCAGGCCCAGCGGCAGCCCGGGCGCGGTGACCAGCCGACGGGCCTCCCGGTGGCCGACCACCAGCGGGGAGGGGTGCCCTCGGTCGACGATCCGCACCTCGCCGCCGCCCGGCGGGAACTCCAGCACCAGCGCGGTCACGAAGAGCTCCGGGTCGCCCTCCTCACCGGCCGGACCGTTGCGGGCGATGCTGAGCTCCAGCCGTTCGGCCAGCCGGCTCAGGCTCCGCCACTCATGGGCCGACACCCGGAAGCTGCCCAGCACCGCCGCGACCGTCTGCACCGCGCCCAGCCCCTTGCCCCGCACGTCACCGATGATCGCCCGCACCCCGAACGGCGTCTCGCACACGTCGTACAGATCACCGCCGACCAGCGTGCCGCCCTCCCCGGCCTCGTAGAACCCGGCCGCGCGCACGGGACCGAGCCGGTGCGGGACCGGCCGCAACAGGGTCCGCTGCATGGCCTCCGCGATCGAGTGGGCCCGGATCAGATGCTGCCGGGTCCGCTCCCGCTGCCGGGCCAGCGCCACACTGGCGACGCCGATGAGGAGCGTGCCGACGTACACCGCGACATGGTGCTGCTCGGCGAAGTGGCCGGGGCGACGGGCCGCCATCCACATCTGCAGGCCCAGACAGACCACGGCCGACAGCGCCGTGCCGCGCGGGCCGCGCGTCGCGGCGGCGAGCGGCGGCACCGCGATGAGGACGAAGCTCACCGGCTCACGGCCCCTGACGATCACTTCCATGAGCACGTCGACGGCCACCGCGATCAGCGGCAGCCACCACACCCAGCCCCGCCGCGGGGACGGGGGCCGCAACGCGGCGTCGAGGCTCTCGCGGGACACGGCACGCGCCCTAACGTCCGGGCCCACGGGGGCCGGTCCCGTGCGCCAGGCCCGCTTCGGGGCCGGTGGCGTGCGCCAGGCCCGCCTCGACCCGGGTGAGCTGGGCGGTCAGGCTCAGCAGCCATGCCTCCAGGTCCACGAGGGTCGCCAGGGGTGGGGTCGGTGCCGGCGCTGATGCCGGGTGCGGTGGCGCTCCGTCCGGCGGCGGTCGCTCCCCGGCGCACAGGGCCGCGAGCCGCTCGACGGTCCGGGCCGCCGCCCGGGCGTCCGCCCGCGCCCGCTCCACCGCGTCCGGGGGCAGAGCGGTCGCGGGCCGGTCGAAGCGGGGGAGCCAGTGGGCGCCGAGCAGGATCTGATGGGTCGCGATGAGGACGCCGTGCCAGTCGGCTCCGGCCGCGGCCCCCGCGGCCGGCTCACTGCGGAACTGCGCGTAGGCGGACTCGGCCAGCCGCATCCGGTGCAGGGCGGGCAGCGTCGACGG
It includes:
- a CDS encoding pyridoxal phosphate-dependent decarboxylase family protein, encoding MDAREEALRQAHDHAVRWLASLSHRPVPARASVEAIVSALGAGLPAGPSPPAEVVDLLATACEPGLTAFPAGRFYGFVVGGTEPAALAADWLVSAWDQNCVMRAAAPAYAAAEEIAGAWLLDLLGLPAPSAVGFTTGATMANFTCLAAARDEVLRRAGRDVGRDGLTGGPAVHVVAGAQRHMAIDLALRYLGLGRPDLVATDDQGRIEPEALREALAAGGRGPAIVVLQAGDIHSGAFDPFPEAVRAAREADAWVHVDGAFGLWAAASPAHAHLTAGCADADSWATDAHKTLNVPYDCGLAVVRDTAALRAAMGLHGAYLIHDAQGDPVDKVPELSRRGRAFPVWAALRSLGRSGVADLVERLCRHATAFATGIAGIDGASVLNDVVFTQVCAAFGDDARTDRVIDRLLADGTTWISGSRWRGRRVLRISVSNWSTTDEDVARSLEAMRRAAAGV
- a CDS encoding PP2C family protein-serine/threonine phosphatase, yielding MSRESLDAALRPPSPRRGWVWWLPLIAVAVDVLMEVIVRGREPVSFVLIAVPPLAAATRGPRGTALSAVVCLGLQMWMAARRPGHFAEQHHVAVYVGTLLIGVASVALARQRERTRQHLIRAHSIAEAMQRTLLRPVPHRLGPVRAAGFYEAGEGGTLVGGDLYDVCETPFGVRAIIGDVRGKGLGAVQTVAAVLGSFRVSAHEWRSLSRLAERLELSIARNGPAGEEGDPELFVTALVLEFPPGGGEVRIVDRGHPSPLVVGHREARRLVTAPGLPLGLGALAAGGDETTVHPLGPGEVLVAHTDGVSEARDADGVFYPVLRRLGERFREECAPDPEAVVSFVRSDSARWSAGADNDDRAVLALRLDTEAIGETGDTEETGATQDGGVRVTGGSDPGRRPSHRLQ